One part of the Haliotis asinina isolate JCU_RB_2024 chromosome 2, JCU_Hal_asi_v2, whole genome shotgun sequence genome encodes these proteins:
- the LOC137272529 gene encoding uncharacterized protein, protein MPRSFLVKHKKLEEVEESSEHRSAFRVVTPRKNEIASPELKKSLLDIPPSVGCPSLGLTAISSLERRDKAADMDKHLSPTKAETNAQNSAFSAFRPWLSEPTQNSRTALTLPCEPVRSIIQSTDFRVSCTDLYRYQLLHGLYRSPLELFPFSTPIWPNTGLYQQFDKKMWSYNVPAREKGGESVNPSYEKGSFECVKCLKQFTTPHGLEVHVRRSHSGRRPYACDVCNKTFGHAVSLTQHRAVHSQEKSFQCNQCGKSFKRSSTLSTHLLIHSDTRPYPCPYCGKRFHQKSDMKKHTYIHTGEKPYKCTHCGKAFSQSSNLITHCRKHTGFRPFGCQKCGRAFQRKVDLRRHLETQHTEERIDESNSSMDHGAARDAAPMTSPEVSPVGRNTPLKCIPLTTPEVSPVSQPSSQRASPVSSVSSITSPQLSPFSHGQRTPPLILSQPQRLGEAIDAHMSEM, encoded by the exons ATGCCGCGTTCGTTTCTTGTGAAACACAAAAAGTTGGAGGAGGTGGAGGAGAGTTCCGAGCACAGGAGTGCGTTTAGAGTTGTAACTCCACGAAAAAACG AAATAGCATCCCCAGAATTGAAGAAATCGCTCTTAGATATCCCACCGTCCGTTGGGTGTCCATCCCTGGGACTGACCGCCATTTCCTCCCTGGAGAGACGGGACAAGGCAGCAGACATGGATAAACATTTGTCTCCAACCAAAGCAGAGACAAATGCCCAAAATTCAGCGTTCAGCGCTTTTCGTCCTTGGCTCAGCGAACCTACCCAGAACTCCAGAACTGCCCTCACCCTTCCAT GCGAACCAGTGCGCAGTATCATACAGTCCACTGATTTCCGCGTGAGCTGTACCGACCTGTACCGCTATCAACTTCTCCACGGCCTGTACAGATCACCACTAGAACTCTTCCCCTTTTCGACCCCTATCTGGCCCAACACCGGACTCTATCAACAATTCGACAAAAAGATGTGGAGCTACAATGTTCCAGCAAGGGAAAAGGGCGGAGAAAGCGTGAACCCCTCTTACGAAAAAGGCTCATTCGAATGCGTGAAGTGCCTGAAACAATTTACAACTCCGCATGGACTTGAAGTGCACGTACGAAGATCGCACAGCGGCCGTCGGCCTTACGCCTGTGACGTTTGTAATAAGACATTTGGTCATGCCGTGAGCCTCACACAACACAGAGCAGTACACAGTCAGGAAAAGAGCTTTCAATGTAACCAGTGCGGTAAGAGTTTCAAGCGATCATCCACGCTGTCCACCCACCTGCTGATTCATAGTGATACGAGACCCTATCCCTGCCCATACTGCGGGAAGAGGTTTCATCAGAAGTCTGACATGAAGAAACACACGTACATCCATACAG GAGAGAAGCCCTACAAATGCACCCACTGTGGAAAAGCCTTCAGTCAGTCCTCGAATCTCATCACCCACTGTCGCAAACATACCGGATTCAGACCTTTCGGTTGCCAGAAATGCGGTCGTGCATTTCAGCGGAAGGTTGACCTTcgccgccatcttgaaacacaacacacagaAGAAAGAATTGACGAATCTAATTCGAGTATGGACCACGGTGCGGCTCGTGACGCAGCGCCGATGACGTCACCAGAAGTCTCTCCTGTCGGTAGAAACACTCCACTGAAATGTATTCCTCTTACGACACCGGAAGTGTCGCCTGTTTCCCAGCCTTCATCACAACGTGCTTCCCCAGTTTCTTCAGTGTCATCGATTACGTCACCCCAGTTGTCGCCCTTTTCCCATGGACAGAGAACTCCACCTCTCATCCTGTCTCAGCCTCAGCGACTAGGGGAAGCAATAGACGCTCACATGTCGGAGATGTAA